A genome region from Camelina sativa cultivar DH55 chromosome 10, Cs, whole genome shotgun sequence includes the following:
- the LOC104719167 gene encoding glutamate--cysteine ligase, chloroplastic-like, whose translation MALSLSPYGVGAVINLGALKSQVNFSPKRSLACKRSKIVVYNQGRKAIANTSSAIEKPLTKEDLIAFFASGCKPKEMWRIGTENEKLGFEVKTLCPMKYEQVAALLSGIAERFEWDKVMENDKIIGLKQGMQSISLEPGGQLELSGAPLKTLHQTCDELHSHLYQVKTVAEELEIGFLGIGYEPKSSFEDATIVPKRKFDFVREYLGRASSSGPDVMMRTCTVQVNLDYSSETDMIRKFRASLALQPMATALFANSPFSNGKPTGCLSFRSHLYIDTDKARTGMLPFVFDDSFGFERYVEYALDLPMYFLNRNKSYLNCRGMTFRDFLSGKISHLSNEQPTINDWEIHLGTIWPEVRLKKFLEMRGADGGPWPMLCALPAFWVGLLYDEKSLQTVLDMIVDWNLEEREMLRTHVPIAGLKTMFRGGPLKHVAEDVLKLAMDGLERRGYNETGFLNPIAEVVRTGVTPAHKLLDLYNGEWGQNIDHVFEELRY comes from the exons ATGGCGCTCTCACTCTCGCCTTATGGGGTTGGTGCTGTAATAAACTTGGGTGCTTTGAAAAGCCAAGTTAACTTCTCACCTAAGAGATCTCTTGCTTGTAAAAGAAGCAAGATAGTTGTATACAATCAAGGGAGAAAGGCAATCGCAAACACTTCTTCTGCAATTGAGAAGCCATTGACTAAAGAAGATCTCATTGCCTTTTTTGCTTCTGGATGCAAACCAAAGGAAATGTGGAG AATAGGTACAGAAAACGAGAAATTGGGTTTCGAGGTCAAGACTTTGTGCCCTATGAAATATGAACAAGTAGCTGCTTTGCTTAGTGGCATTGCTGAGAGATTTGAGTGGGATAAGGTTATGGAGAATGACAAAATTATTGGCTTAAAACAG GGAATGCAAAGCATATCACTGGAACCAGGAGGTCAGCTAGAGCTTAGTGGAGCACCTCTAAAGACATTGCACCAAACTTGTGATGAGCTCCATTCACATCTTTACCAGGTGAAAACTGTTGCTGAAGAATTGGAAATTGGTTTCCTAGGAATTGGCTATGAACCAAAATCTAGTTTTGAGGATGCAACCATTGTGCCCAAG AGAAAGTTTGACTTTGTAAGAGAGTACTTAGGAAGAGCTAGCTCATCAGGACCTGACGTGATGATGAGAACGTGTACGGTTCAGGTCAATCTAGACTATAGTTCGGAAACCGATATGATCAGGAAGTTTCGTGCTAGTCTAGCTTTGCAACCT ATGGCGACTGCTCTCTTCGCAAATTCCCCTTTTAGTAATGGAAAACCAACAGGGTGTTTAAGTTTTAGGAG TCATTTATACATAGATACCGATAAAGCCCGCACAGGGATGCTACCTTTTGTTTTCGATGACTCATTCGG GTTTGAGCGGTACGTCGAATATGCACTTGACCTTCCGATGTACTTCTTAAATCGAAACAAAAGCTATCTCAACTGTAGAGGAATGACATTTCGG GATTTCTTGTCCGGAAAAATTTCTCATCTCTCAAATGAACAACCCACTATTAACGACTGGGAAATTCATTTAGGAACAATATGGCCAGAG GTCCGGTTAAAGAAATTCTTGGAGATGAGAGGTGCTGATGGAGGTCCTTGGCCGATGTTATGTGCCCTACCAGCTTTTTGG GTGGGTTTGCTCTACGATGAGAAGTCTCTTCAAACTGTTCTTGATATGATAGTTGACTGGAAtcttgaagaaagagagatgctTAGAACACAT GTTCCAATCGCTGGCCTAAAGACAATGTTTAGAGGTGGTCCTTTGAAACATGTCGCAGAAGATGTCCTCAAGCTAGCAATG GATGGTTTGGAGCGTAGAGGGTACAATGAAACCGGTTTCTTGAACCCTATCGCCGAGGTGGTTAGAACAG GGGTTACGCCTGCACATAAGCTCTTGGATTTGTACAATGG